In the Trichoderma atroviride chromosome 4, complete sequence genome, TGCGAGAGTCTCGGCTCGACGGTCTGGCAGATTGGATCTGGGAGCTGCTAGCTGAAGGAGGGCCAGGGCGGCACAGCATCGTCATTCCATCCTTTGGATATGGATCATGGGGGCTCGTTCCTTTAGGACCCTGCCGAAGATTATCATATGGCGATGGAGGGTGTGAGCCTGTTTGTGACCTGCGAAACTGGTCGTCTGTAGCTGGTGGCTGTCTACGATACTGGTCTTCGGCCGCAGGTGGTTGCCTACGATACTGTTCATCAGCTGGAGGTGGCTGTCTCCCATATTGttgcggctgctgttgctgcggctgttgTTGCTCGTCAGGTGGGGGCAGCTGCCGGCGATGCTGGTCGCCTGGGCCAGGCTGTTGGCGGCGATATTGATCTTCTCCCGGTCCTCCCGGTGGCGGAAGCGCTCGATATTGGCGTTCATCCATGCTTGCTGGTTGCGGCTTACGGAATTGATCCTCCGAGGATGCGCGTGCAgctggcagcatcttctgagGGCTCTTTTGAGGAGTTGCCGCACCCTCACGGCCAGTTGGCTTGACTGGAGGTCTGTGAGCCAAATCGTTCGCCAGCGCGGAATTGGGATCGTGATGCGATTCAAACGTGGAAGGCTGTGGTGAAGACGAGCGGAAAGCCGGATTGATACTCCGGGGAAATTGCGCCACGGTATAGTTGTTTTCATCTTCGGAAGCTTCAGAGTTGGTATCGTGGACATCGCCGCGGACGAAGTTGATGTACTTGGGGGCCTCGGGGATCTCTTGGCCAGTACCACGCTCGTTTATGAAGGTGATAATGTCAGTCCCCACGTCCATGTTCTCTAGGGAGAGGCGAATCTTCTCGCAAGCAGCATCGTCGCTAACGCAAACTGTCGACGCGACATTGGCATACGTCCAAAGGCTGTTCTTGGTAAAATCGAgcctctcttcctcaaggTCCTGAAACTTGTCGGCAGCGGCCTTCCACTCTCTGTTCCATCGGACGGTGGTCTCCTCCAACACCTTGACGGCATTCTCGTATTCCGTGTTCGAAGTCGCGAGGCTGATTTGAgtcttctccagcttggcTTTGTTTCGACGCTCTTCTTGACCCATCACCATATGGCCTTGTGCGAGATAACCTTTAATTTTCAAGCATTCCTGTTCGTATTTGTCCCGAGTCTAGTCCAAGTCAGCCGAGGAACGTTTAGCATCTCGCGTGTGCCCCTTACTTTGTTTACTTGATTTGTTTGTTGAACCTTGATcttgagcagcttctccacagTGCCCTGAACAATCTTGCGTCGTTCCTTGATGCCTCCTGCGAAGGCGGCCAGCGGTTCTTCGAGCTCCGTCTTCATTTGCGCAGCAATGTTTTGATgctgcttggccatggcctcgaGTTCGGTGCGGACCGTTTCCATAGAAGCTTTGAGTGTCCCGCTTTCATGAGTGCCTATGGTTTTCTTGCTCAGATTCAACAACTTTCGGGCATACTCATCTTCGATCGAAGCTCGTGCTGTACATGTCGCAAGTTAGTAACTAGTCGTTATGGGACCATGAGTCCATCATCTTGGCGGCAGGCATCCTCACCGCCATAGAAGCTTTTGAGTTCGTCGCAAGTCTGCTTTGAGTTGACCATTCGGTCGAGAAGGGGGGTGACGCCAGCATCGTCTTTGCCCCAAAAATTGTTGGCAACTGCGTCGATATTACTGTCAGCACGGTCTGCTCTATCTGGGCGCGGGTTCGCGGCGCAGGGTACTGACAAGACATTGCTACCGCCGGAGCGTCTGTGATCGCGGCAGGCATGGTGCCCGGTGGGAGTGAGGGGTCGATTGTATGCGCCAATTTTTATCGTAAATCCAGAAAGCGATCGAAATGTTTCGTGGGAGCGCGGAAGGCCTCTGTCGCATGTATCAACGCGCAGCTGCTCGAATGTCACGGGTGGTTGCAAGACGCAGAGGATGCGGGTAAGATGCATAAGAACCCGTCCAGATGGATAGCCGCCGCACCGCCAAAGCAGGACAGTGGCGTTGTTTAGAGTGGCTGAAGCGTTGGCCAGGAAACAGCCCAGACCGGCGCGGCTGCGTCACGTGAGCCTCCGCAGCGAACCTAATGGCTGGCCCAAGGCAGCGCGGGCTGCCACCCTGCCTCGACAAAGGCGGAACAAATCGCCGCCCTCGTCTACGCTTCTTTTTGCGGTACTGTCCGGAGCCTCTTCCACTCCATCCTGCACCCAAGCCTTCGAACGAGACCCTCAGACGCTCAAACCTGCCTCGACGCACTTGCTGATCCACCCTCTCGGCCGCTGCCTGACTGCTGCTTTTCGCCTTTCCAGAAGTCGCACAATTCCCTGCGCCATCTGCCAATTCAGCGTCTTGGTACTGCCACGAGGATCTTTCACGCGAACCCACTTTGGCTCGACGTCCCGCACAGTCAAGCTTCGCTATCAGCGCCTTGGCTCGAgagaagcttcttcttctgccaccTCGTCTCAGCAAACTTCGACCAACCATCATCCCAACGCCTCAGCCCCCCCCATGTAGGAACGCCTCTCGGTTCTACCTTCTGATACCTAGCCGTTACCTCTTTCGTACCCTAATCTCCTCCCGTCCTTAACCCACCGGTCTGCCTTGGCCCTTTGGCAGACACCACCTCATCCACTCTCGACCGCCGCGAATATCCCTCCATGGTCCCCCCTCCACAAAGAGCGGGATCATTCTCACCAAATCCTGCGCAGACCCTTCAAACTGGCAGTAACCACTCACCCCATCCATCGCATACTGGTATCCTCAGTGCTGGCGCAAGCCCCAGCACAAGCAGTCCAACGGGGGCCAACTCCCTGACGAAAATTGTCGTCGCCCAAGTCTATCTCTTGCTCAGTACCATTAAGGAGGATAAGGATCGTGCCAAGTGGGAGCTGCAAGTCGAGCAATTACGAAAGGTAAGCCCCTCCTTGGCTCTAAACTCCCGGATGGCTCTAAACTCCCGGATGGCTCTAACCCCGCTGGCCACTATAGCTCATCGATGAACACGGCATGGAGGTCTTTTCCAAATACTTCACCCGGTTGGTGGCGGGCAATGCACCCCAGATATTCCCGGGCCTCAACAGACCCGTTGCCAACCCTGGCAACTACCACATTCTCGTTGGTGAGATGCGCAAGATTGCACACGATGTCGATCAAGCCACAAAAATCGCAGAGTCGGTGGAAAGTGGCACGGAGGACATATTCCGCGATTTCGACCTGTCAACGTTTATGGAGCACTTCAAGCTCGATGCCTTGGAAAAGACCTTGTTAGCTTTGGCATTCAAGCTTGGGTCTCGCCCTGACTTGAAAACGAAAGGTGAGACAAAGATTGCACTCCGCCataatttttttcctttttggaTTCACCGCTAACGGCTGGGCTCTATCATAGCGGATGCCATCCTATCCACCAACTTCCCGACCTTCATGGACATCATCTCTCGACCGGATATTGAAGCCCACTCTGACCTCACCCCCGCCTTTATATCACTCATCATTGACAGATTTTTGCAATACTATCCTCCGAGCTTCAATGCAGCCTCTCGCCGAGATCTCCAAAATTCGGTTGCCAAGCGTTATTTGTCTGTGGACCAGGCACCCCCTTCCGAAGTCCTGGCAGCCCTCGATATCAGCAGAGTTCTAGCCGATCGGCCTACCAATTCCTTGGCTCGCTACATTCAAAAGTCTGGGCCGGACTCTACAAGGGACGATGAATCGTGCTTTCAGTTCCTGCGGGGTCGGCCGGCTAACATCCAGCTCGGCCCTGAGCAGGTTTCTGCGGCACTGACATATGCTACAGTCAGCCAAACTCCCCCTCATGATCCCGTTGTCCTCGTCAGCGCGCTCCTCCGTATTGTGCCCAAACCTTTCGATTGGACCGAAGTGGTCCTTTGTTTTGACCAGCCCTCGGCACGCATCTCTTCTGCTCAATTCCTACGCCTTTACAGGGCTCTTTTACCTATCGCCGAGGAGCCAGCGAACAATTTCGATATTCAGCGCCTGTGGGGTGGCTCTTGGAGCGAGCCGGAGGCACAGCTGTCTTTCGTCAGCGCCTACGCTTCTCTGGGCCCTGATCAACTCGATGCTACCACAATTCCCGGTCTCGAACGGAGCATCAAGATTGAAGACTATGCAAATTCGCCTCCTAACGTGCAGGAACGTGCCGCTGTCGTCGTCAAGCATCCACTTGTATCCGTGGCGGCACTGTCGGCAATATTCAATGTCGCCCTCAACTCAGTCCACGCATCCCAGAGTGTCGAAGCCAAGCGACTATTCCAAGAGGTCGTCGTCCCGAACCTTGACATCTTCTTAGTCTCCGCTTTTGAGGTTCCCAGGCAGTCATGGGCAGTCATGGCCATTGATACCCTGAACTCTCTTTTCGAGACCTTTTTATACAAGCGCTCACCCGAGTACGACTTTGTGCTCGATAGCCTTTggaaaaaggacaaggaatGGGTTGTGCAGCGACTTATTGACGCGCATGCGGTTAAGCCTGTGGATCTGCCGCTCATTTTCGACCATGCAGCCAAGCATAactggctggaagagctggtgTATCTTCCAAACGGATTCGGCATTGATCTTGCAGCCTTTGCTCACGCGGAGGGCTACTTGGACTTGTCGAAATGGGCTCAGTTCAATGCTGAGAGAAGCAATGAGATTGCTCGAACTTTGTTGCAGTTCCTCATGATCAAAGCAAACCTAGAGATCCAGTTCCAGCGACCGCCAGATGGCCAGCCACCCGTGAAAACCAGTACCAGTCTCCAGGTGCGAACTGTTTCGGCATTGTTGCAGATACTTGAGGACTTCCTACCCAAAGCACCAGTTCTCGATCTCATTCTCGTCCAGCGTCACTGTATTACCGCGTACCCCCGCTTGATCAACTATGGAGAAGGATATGATGACATAATTGATGCCAATGGAAAGGATGGAAATGCTCTACCGCAAGCAGCCAATAGTAAGATGGAGGAGCATTATAAAAAGATGTACGGCGATGAGATCCAAGTCCGCACAATCGTGGAGATATTGGATCGCTACAAGCATTCGCGGGATCAGCTCGACCAGGATGTATTTGCCTGCATGATTCATGGCCTGTTCGATGAGTACAATCATTATGTCGACTATCCCCTTGAAGCTCTTGCCACAACCGCGGTTCTTTTTGGAGGAATCATTTCTCACAAGCTTATTTCTGATCTTCCCCTGAAGATTGGTCTTGGGATGATTTTGGAGGCTGTAAGGGATCACATGCCTGATGACCCAATGTTTAAATTTGGTCTTCAGGCTTTGATGCAACTCTTGGTGCGTCTTCGGGAATGGCCAGGATTCTGTAAACAGCTACTTCAAATTCCTGGCCTCCAGGGAACCGAGGCGTTCAAAAAGGCAGAGGAGATTGTTCGAGATCACGAAGAGGAGCTTGTACGTGCTCGCAATGGATCAGGCACTCCCCATGGGGTGGGATTTCCCATCGATTCCTTTGCGAACGGAACTGGCGATGAACAAGCCAGCATTGACCGTCCGGCCCCCGCGTTCGCAGCCATCAGCATTGATCCGCCCTCTGCCGAACTCGAATTCGAGGATCCAGATGATGAAACCCAGGGCAAGATCCAGTTCGTCCTCAACAACATCACCGAAGGTACCCTTCAGTCAATGTCCACCGAGCTTCGCGATATGCTCGAACGAAGGTACCAGCAATGGTTTGCTGGCCATCTTGTCGAGGAACGAGCAAAAATGCAACCCAATTATCATCATGTGTACCTGGAACTCGTCAAACAGTTTGAAGACAAAATTCTCTGGGCCGAGGTTCTCCGCGAGACGTTTATCAGTGTATCTAGGATGCTAAACTCTGAAGCGACTTTGCAGAATTCCACGGAGAGATCACATCTGAAGAATCTTGGAGGGTGGCTTGGTCTCTTGACCCTTGCCAGGGACTATCCGATTAAGCACAGAAACATTGCTTTTAAACAGCTTCTTATTGAGGCGCACGATACTAAACGCCTCATTGTCGTCATCCCGTTTGTCTGCAAAGTTTTAACCCAAAGCGCAAGCTCAGCAGTTTTCAGACCTCCCAACCCATGGCTGATGGACATCATTCACTTATTGATTGAGCTATATCACCATGCTGAACTGAAGCTCAATCTGAAATTCGAGATTGAGGTCCTATGCAAGGGCTTGAACCTGGATCACAAGAGCATTGAGCCGTCTGGAGAGATTCTCAACCGACCTGCTGCAGACGAGCCGGATAGTATTCTTGTTCAAGAGCAACTCGAGGCCTTTGAGAGCTTGTCGCTGAACGGGATCGGATCGGCGGTCGGACCTGGCTTATCTCCTCAAGTCCCAACCATTCCGGAGCTTGGACCTCTCATCACGATACCTCCTACCAACGAGATGGTTgtcagcaccagcaggctGCACGAAATCGTTCGATCAGCTCTCACTCGCGCTCTTCAGGATATTATACAACCAGTCGTCGATAGATCCGTCACTATTGCTGCGATATCAACCCAGCAGATGATTCGGAAAGATTTCATTGCCGAACCAGATGAAAACCGCGTACGTACTTCCGCTATCAACATGGTGAAGGCTACTGCCGGCAGCCTAGCTCTCGTTACGTCTAAGGAACCTCTGCGAGCAAATTTGACCAACTACATGAGGAGCCTTGCCAACGATCTGCCATCGGGTCTCCCCGAGGGCACCATTATCATGTGTGTCAACTCCAATCTCGATCTGGCTTGCAGCATCATTGAGAAGCAGGCTGAAGAGCGAGCAGTGCCggagattgaagagatgCTGGAAAGCGACCTGGAGCACAGAAGGCGGCATCGTATTCAGCAGCCAAATGAGCCCTACCATCTAACAGGAATAAACCGATGGGCCATGACTATTCCAAGCCCTTACAAGATACAGCCGAGACCTGGTGGTCTGAATGCCGAACAGATGGCGATTTACGAAGACTTTGCGAGACAGCCTCGCACTACCTCTTCCACAGTAGCATCTCATGCGCCATCTGCATCAGAAGCTACAAGATCGCTGGCAAATGAGGTTCTACAAGATACCTACAGTACCCTGCCAAACATTCCCACACCCGCTGAGACACCTTCAATCCAACAGCTGGGCgcgcagctccagccataTGCCCCTGTTCATAACCTTGCCGCAGCCAACGCGATGGGTAATGGACGAGCTGCCGGGTTTCAAATGGATGTTCGAGGTCTGGCAGATCGAGTCAACAAGCTGCTACAGGAGTTACTGCGCGTGGCTagagaagctcaagaggACCACTTCGTCGGCCTGCCTCGGCCGCATCCTGTTCTGGATGTCGTCGATGCCCTTGTACAGCTCATCATTAAGACGTCCCAAAACTCGGAAGAGTTTGCTATTTATGCCGCCGAGCAAATTAGtgccctcatcttccagcaggTTGAGGACAACTTGACGCTTGAGAGTCTGGTGCACGTACTAGAGACTCTGAGAAAGATTTCTGGCCCTGCTTTGAACAGCCGAGTTCGTTCTCTGTTTGCCCAACAGCCTGGGCCAAACTTCCTGAGTCTTCCTCTGCTCGCAGCGCTGATTCGGACCGATTTGCTCGACTGGAGAAACATTGATCTCGCAATGTCAAAGGTTTTAGAAGCTCGCAAGGACAGCTCGCTAGAGTTCCTCGAACATATGCTCGACCTTACAATCCTCAACAACCGGCCTATTGCGTTGTATACTGACTTTGTACGCACCCTCGAGTCAGCCTGGACATGGATATGCGAAGACCCCAACTCTACCACTGGCCAGCGGCTCAAGACCAAGCTGATGGGCTCGGTTCCTGCTCAGCCTCCTCAAGGCCCATCCAATGCCGAGGAACAGTCCATCCAACATGATCAGCTGGAGTATGTCTTCGAAGAGTGGGTACACCTATGCAATAATCATAATGCCTCAAGCAAAGCCACGACCATCTTTATCCAGCAGCTACAGGCAAGGCATGTCATCCGCAATCGCGAGGACTTTTTATTGTTTGTGCGCATCGGTGTTGATCTCTCGGTTGAGCGATATGAACACATTCTACACACTGGAGCTATTGGTGATGCGTACGTCGCAACAGACGCGCTGGCAAAGTTTATCGGCATCTTCTCCGCTGTACACTCTGCGACACTCGTGTCCCGCGCCGCCTTTTTGGACTCGGTTTTGGTATTGGTCTCGTTGATACTCAACCACCATCATGTGAAGCGAGGGGAGCACCTGAATCAAAGAGTCTTCTTCCGCCTCTTTTCCATGCTTTTCCATGAGATTTCCTCTGTATGCGAAGAGTTGCCGGATGACGACCGCTGCGACGTTATGCTGGGAGTTGCCACCAGACTCGAGAGCATCGGCCCACAGCATCTACCTGGATTCGTATTTGGATGGCTGTTGCTTATCCAGCATCGGGCCTTTATGCCTGTTTTGCTGCAGTTAGTAGACAATGCAGGATGGAAGCCTTTCGCGGACCTCGTCAGCCAGTTGCTCGGCTGCTTGAGCGAGCAGCTGAAGGCGCTCAACGTCAGCGATGCCGGCAAAGATCTCTCCAGGGGCACGGTGAAACTATTTGTGGTCCTGCACCACGATTTCCCAGACTTTTTGGCGGCCAACCACGTCAGATTTTGTGCCAAGATACCGACGCACTGTATTCAACTGATCAACACGGTTTTGACTGCGACTCCCCAGCAAAATTACGGCAAGCCTATCGAGAACAATAAAGCTGAtcggctggaggagctgaagacATATCCCGGCCTCATTGACGAAGCGGTTGCAACTCTGACGGAGGCTGGCCTGTTGAGCGTGCTTGACCAGGTTTTCCAAAGCGGCCCTGCGGAAGAAGCGGTGGCGCAGATTGTACACACTATCACGTCCAACGCTCCCACCGAGACCACGTTCGGCCACGTGGCTATCGCAGCGAACGCTGAGCTCATCGGTGCAGTCGTACTGTATGCCGGTCACCATGCTACTGAGCAGCCACCGCCGGCGAGTGGTTCACTGTCCATCTCAGGGAGCGAACCAGAGGTTGCCATGCTATCCCTTTTGGTG is a window encoding:
- a CDS encoding uncharacterized protein (BUSCO:EOG092D0124), with translation MVPPPQRAGSFSPNPAQTLQTGSNHSPHPSHTGILSAGASPSTSSPTGANSLTKIVVAQVYLLLSTIKEDKDRAKWELQVEQLRKLIDEHGMEVFSKYFTRLVAGNAPQIFPGLNRPVANPGNYHILVGEMRKIAHDVDQATKIAESVESGTEDIFRDFDLSTFMEHFKLDALEKTLLALAFKLGSRPDLKTKADAILSTNFPTFMDIISRPDIEAHSDLTPAFISLIIDRFLQYYPPSFNAASRRDLQNSVAKRYLSVDQAPPSEVLAALDISRVLADRPTNSLARYIQKSGPDSTRDDESCFQFLRGRPANIQLGPEQVSAALTYATVSQTPPHDPVVLVSALLRIVPKPFDWTEVVLCFDQPSARISSAQFLRLYRALLPIAEEPANNFDIQRLWGGSWSEPEAQLSFVSAYASLGPDQLDATTIPGLERSIKIEDYANSPPNVQERAAVVVKHPLVSVAALSAIFNVALNSVHASQSVEAKRLFQEVVVPNLDIFLVSAFEVPRQSWAVMAIDTLNSLFETFLYKRSPEYDFVLDSLWKKDKEWVVQRLIDAHAVKPVDLPLIFDHAAKHNWLEELVYLPNGFGIDLAAFAHAEGYLDLSKWAQFNAERSNEIARTLLQFLMIKANLEIQFQRPPDGQPPVKTSTSLQVRTVSALLQILEDFLPKAPVLDLILVQRHCITAYPRLINYGEGYDDIIDANGKDGNALPQAANSKMEEHYKKMYGDEIQVRTIVEILDRYKHSRDQLDQDVFACMIHGLFDEYNHYVDYPLEALATTAVLFGGIISHKLISDLPLKIGLGMILEAVRDHMPDDPMFKFGLQALMQLLVRLREWPGFCKQLLQIPGLQGTEAFKKAEEIVRDHEEELVRARNGSGTPHGVGFPIDSFANGTGDEQASIDRPAPAFAAISIDPPSAELEFEDPDDETQGKIQFVLNNITEGTLQSMSTELRDMLERRYQQWFAGHLVEERAKMQPNYHHVYLELVKQFEDKILWAEVLRETFISVSRMLNSEATLQNSTERSHLKNLGGWLGLLTLARDYPIKHRNIAFKQLLIEAHDTKRLIVVIPFVCKVLTQSASSAVFRPPNPWLMDIIHLLIELYHHAELKLNLKFEIEVLCKGLNLDHKSIEPSGEILNRPAADEPDSILVQEQLEAFESLSLNGIGSAVGPGLSPQVPTIPELGPLITIPPTNEMVVSTSRLHEIVRSALTRALQDIIQPVVDRSVTIAAISTQQMIRKDFIAEPDENRVRTSAINMVKATAGSLALVTSKEPLRANLTNYMRSLANDLPSGLPEGTIIMCVNSNLDLACSIIEKQAEERAVPEIEEMLESDLEHRRRHRIQQPNEPYHLTGINRWAMTIPSPYKIQPRPGGLNAEQMAIYEDFARQPRTTSSTVASHAPSASEATRSLANEVLQDTYSTLPNIPTPAETPSIQQLGAQLQPYAPVHNLAAANAMGNGRAAGFQMDVRGLADRVNKLLQELLRVAREAQEDHFVGLPRPHPVLDVVDALVQLIIKTSQNSEEFAIYAAEQISALIFQQVEDNLTLESLVHVLETLRKISGPALNSRVRSLFAQQPGPNFLSLPLLAALIRTDLLDWRNIDLAMSKVLEARKDSSLEFLEHMLDLTILNNRPIALYTDFVRTLESAWTWICEDPNSTTGQRLKTKLMGSVPAQPPQGPSNAEEQSIQHDQLEYVFEEWVHLCNNHNASSKATTIFIQQLQARHVIRNREDFLLFVRIGVDLSVERYEHILHTGAIGDAYVATDALAKFIGIFSAVHSATLVSRAAFLDSVLVLVSLILNHHHVKRGEHLNQRVFFRLFSMLFHEISSVCEELPDDDRCDVMLGVATRLESIGPQHLPGFVFGWLLLIQHRAFMPVLLQLVDNAGWKPFADLVSQLLGCLSEQLKALNVSDAGKDLSRGTVKLFVVLHHDFPDFLAANHVRFCAKIPTHCIQLINTVLTATPQQNYGKPIENNKADRLEELKTYPGLIDEAVATLTEAGLLSVLDQVFQSGPAEEAVAQIVHTITSNAPTETTFGHVAIAANAELIGAVVLYAGHHATEQPPPASGSLSISGSEPEVAMLSLLVHELPPEARYYLIASMVNQLRFPNPHTEFFSQLLQHIFGKDMNDPEETDIRQEITRILLERLVGFWPQPWGLIYTVVEICKNERNMFFELPFIRSTPEVAERFASVLQRV